The genomic DNA AAGGGACTAATCCCGAATGCTTTCGGGATGTAGTTCGGCATTACCATTCTACAAACCAAATCCGCCACAGGCGGAGAACTATTTTAGTTTAAGAATTGGTATTATATAATGAGTTTCGTTATAAACGTATTTCGCAATTAAATTCGATTGAAGCTAAGAGTTAAAATAAAAAAAGAGTATAACTATATGCTACACTCTTTTTTTTGAAAACTAAATTTATAATGGGTATTATTTTCCTTTTACATAACTGCTCAGTTCGGTCATCGAAGCTTCAAAGGTAAATGCATCGTTCACTTTATAATAATTGTTCTTATCATAGCAATGCGAGAAAGCATATTTGGCATACTCTAGTTTTGTTGACTCGAAGTCGAATAATTGCACCATCTCCTTTATTTGTTGAGCAGTAAAACAATTAGCATCGGTTATTTGCTTGGCAATTTCTAATTTGGTACTCTCAAAACTTTTACTTTTAATACTCTCTTTAGCCGTATTGAAATCGTTACTGTTCATTGGCATTGGGCAACCATAAGGGCCATTATAGCCTGGCACGTATCCGCCTCCATTATTATATCCACTGTTATTGTTGTTGTTGTTTTGATTTGTATTATAACCTGTATTTCCCATACCGTAGGCAGTTACAAACCTATTTAATTCTTCCACATTGGCATTGATATAAAAAGCAGAATACACTACCGAAAAATTTGCAGGATCGTAGCAACGTGGATAAGCATACTGAGCAAAAGATAGCCTATCTCTTTCGGAGAATATATCAGTACAAAGCGTTTTTATTTGTGCAGAAGTGAGGCAATAGTTTGTAGATAATTGTTGTGCCGTAATTATTTTACCTGCTTCGGTTGTTTGATTACGTACCTTTCTTTCTTCAGCTTGGAAAACCAGTGGGGTTAATGGACTTGCACATCCTGCCCATGTACCACCATTGCCTGTGGTAGTGGTGGTTGTTGTTGTTGTAGTGGTAGAGTATGAACTAGCGGTTTGGCCTGTTCCTGTACCAGACGCATTTATATTAACGCCTCCTCCATTTATTTGCAGACCATTTGGATTTACATTGATATTCAAATTTGGGTTCATCGGGTCGTTTGTTGTTCCGGTATTAATGTTCACGCCACTAGGATTTGCGTTCATATCTACGCCACCTGCACCATTATTACCATTATAATTTGTGCCACCATTATAACCAGGGTCTGGAGGAGGAACTTGTGTGATAGTAATTACAGTTGGATTAGAAGAAAATACCTTTATAGAATACTTAGCTACATAGTTGTTTTTTGTTTTTGGATTCTTCATATTCCTCACACGTTCCGAGGTAATATCGGATATAGGGCGGGGTTTTATCACAAAGGTTTTGTCGTTGCCAGAGGCCACGGTTACATTGTCGGTAATACTTCCCAAATCGGCTTTTTGAAATTTAACAACCACTTTATACCGGGTCATTGGGCGATTGTCGACCCGAACATTATTAGAAGGTACGGGATTAATTGTGATGCTGTTTACCATCAAGGTGAAGTTTTCATTGTCTTCGGTAAAGAAAATCATGTTGCCGTTTTGTGCTGAAACATTTAAGGCAAACACGCTTAATAAAATTGTAAATAGATTCTTCATGTGTGTAGATTTTTATATTGTGCGGTGGGGGTATTTCAAATGAAGTTCCAAAAAT from Bacteroidota bacterium includes the following:
- a CDS encoding DUF4476 domain-containing protein, which produces MKNLFTILLSVFALNVSAQNGNMIFFTEDNENFTLMVNSITINPVPSNNVRVDNRPMTRYKVVVKFQKADLGSITDNVTVASGNDKTFVIKPRPISDITSERVRNMKNPKTKNNYVAKYSIKVFSSNPTVITITQVPPPDPGYNGGTNYNGNNGAGGVDMNANPSGVNINTGTTNDPMNPNLNINVNPNGLQINGGGVNINASGTGTGQTASSYSTTTTTTTTTTTGNGGTWAGCASPLTPLVFQAEERKVRNQTTEAGKIITAQQLSTNYCLTSAQIKTLCTDIFSERDRLSFAQYAYPRCYDPANFSVVYSAFYINANVEELNRFVTAYGMGNTGYNTNQNNNNNNSGYNNGGGYVPGYNGPYGCPMPMNSNDFNTAKESIKSKSFESTKLEIAKQITDANCFTAQQIKEMVQLFDFESTKLEYAKYAFSHCYDKNNYYKVNDAFTFEASMTELSSYVKGK